A stretch of DNA from Staphylococcus equorum:
ATCTTTATAGAAGTAATCTTCGCTACATTTACATAGCTATCACAATCTTTTAGATAAAAGTAATTATATCTATGAATTCCTTTTTCAAATCTTTTAAGTGCTAATGCCTTATCAATTTTCCATATATTCTCCACATACTCACGATAAACATTACCATCGCTACATTCTATTATGAATACATATACATCACTCATGTGTTGTCACCCTAATTAATATTTTATGGTTCTCATACGTTAACTCTATTATCCACCTAATGAGTTAGGGTTGCAACATAATGTGGAGTTATTTATATCAAGATACTCTTGTGCATAATTTTGATTAACCGTTCCAATGATAAACAAACGTATTAATCATGAATTAATTTATTGAACATAATGAGGACGTATAAACCACATTTCAGTTTCATAATCATGTACTACTCTGTGAGCTACTTCTGTTTTTTCAGCGCCACCGCCATCCCAATTTTGATCTAATGATTCAAATTTATCACTAGCGCCATTATAATTACCTTCCGTAACGATTGCTGTGTGACCTGCACCACTGCCAAATTCATCATTGAATACAACGATATCTCCAGCTTGTGCTTGGAAGCCCTCATAATTTTTATATACCGTGGCTTCACCCTCAAAGTTATTTTTAGTTGGAATTTCTTTTGCATAGTCACCTTCTAATCCGTGACCATACAAATAATCCCATTGCTCATTCACTAAATCAAAACATTGCCAGCCATATTCATCATCATAATCCCATCCCTTACCTTCTAACGTGTTCATATGACTTATGGATTCCTCTTGAGTTGCAGCCGTCGCAGCGGATGCAGTGTTTAAATGTGTAAATCCTAATATGCTTAAAACGCCTATAATAAAAAATGAAAAAATATATATGTATCGTTTAATTATAAATCGTCCCTTCTAAGTGTTATTTTACTAAATAAACTATACAAGCAATATTGTCATTGACTTGTAAGCTAAAGTGTAAAATAATTCAATCTTAGAATAATATATCATGTGGTTTTTAATTGCCGATTACACTAATATTAATTCCATTTTAATTTTTTTGGTTAATCTGTAATATTCAAATTAATTTCATTATAAAGTTATCTCAATAATCAAAAAAAGACACCTTAATTAAGGCGTCTCAAAGAATCCAAATTTGCCAACGTTTTTTGTACATACTTTGAGCAATCACAGAAACTGCCTGTAGTCTTCGGCTAATACTTCATCAACTAGGAAGGCGTCAGACCAAGCCTCTACGATTTCTGTAACAGTTTAAAAACAATCCATAGTAATTTTTAGATTTAAAAGTCGTTCTTTTCCACATTCATTCTAAATTGTTCAATTTCTTTAATGTTGGTTAAAACAAATACTTTTTTATCGTTTTTATTTGCCTTAATTTTTTGTAATAAATATGGTTTTCTGTGCTTAGGAAAATTCCAAATATATTTTAAAAATGTGAGATTGATCCTTTCTTTACAATCTTTGCCCATATCAATTCTAGTCTTACCAATATTTTTAAACAATCTCTTAAAAACTCTATAAAAACAAATTTTTCTTGGCAAATCTAAAAGTATCACACTATCTGCAGCATTTAATCTTTCATCTAAGATACCAGTATAACTTCCATCAATAATCCATTTCTTTTTTTGCAATAATGTTTTTTGAATTTCTTTTTGTTCTTCAGAACTTGTCATAACCCAATTAGGTTTCCAAAATAATACGTCTAAATGAAAAACAGGTATATTTAAAGTATGACCTAGTTGTCTTGATAACGTTGATTTTCCAGAACCCGAAGACCCGATAACCATTATTTTCTCCATATATTTACCACCAATCTATTTAAATGAGTTTCATTCACTATACAATAATTTGATTGCTTTCATTCTTAGCAGTTACTTATATTCATTACAGTATAATTCATGTAGTTTATTGATTAAATCATATGTAAAACGCTCAACTCTTTATATTTAACATTACCACTGATACTTAAGAAAATAATATTAAAATAGATTCATTTACTAAACATGCTACATGTTCAGTAGGAATAACGAATATCAATGTTTAAATTCATACATTTAAAAATGAACCTATTGACCAAGAAAAAATTAGAAACTTATAGAAAAGTAACTAAATAGCATGAATAGACTGGTATACTTAATAGTGATAGCACTATCAACTGACAAATATTATTCTAATAATCAATTAGTCCAGATACTGGGTTATTCAATAACAATTCAGTCCATTATAAAATAAATGAATTATTCATCAGGTATTTAATTTACCCTATTATTGTTAGAATTATGTAGAACGTTGTTTTTTAAAAGAGGAGAATATTTATGAATTTAAACGAATTTCAAGCACATATAGAAGATAAATTACCAGCGTTAGATAGCTTTTACGACAAAGCTATCAACTATCAACTAGAAAAGGATAAAAGACGTCCACCGAAAAAGCGCTGGTCAGAGGCAAAAATAGAAAGAGCAGCAAATGCGATGTATAAAGATTTGATGAAAGGTATATATGAAAAAATTAAATCTTTAGTTGAAGAAAGAGAAAAGAAACCGAATGATGTATGGATTGATTATTTAGAAAAATATGAGCTGTACGAACAAATAAACGAATCATTATACGAAATAGAGTTTGATTAAACAATCACAGGTTAACCTCGTAACCCCTGTATATTTCCATCTTTCACTAGTATAAATTAACATTATTCTATTTCTGTTTTTTAAATATCATAACAAGTAGTAGAGGCTGGGACATATCACATGTCTCAGCCTCTTTGCGCAATGTTCATTCCCTATTAACTTTATTTAAGCCCCTTTATTAAATTTAATGACTGTGTAAATAAATATTGGAATTAAAATAATAAATTCTAATGTTCCTATAATGAAAATAAACACTTCAATATTAGCACTAACTATTTCATTACTTAAGATTAGAAAATCCCATAAACAGTGATATATAATAAGTGGTATAAAGCTCTTTAAATTTATTGAGAGGCAAGCATACACTATTCCACCTAAAAATACCCCAATCATTTGGTTTATCACTTCACCTATTGATGATCCGCCAAAAATATTAACTGCGTGAAATAAGGAAAATAATATCGCACTAACTAAAATAGCTGTTACTATTCCGCCCTTTTGTAAAAATGTTTCCAACACTATACCTCTAAATACTACTTCTTCACTAACACCAACTAAAAGTGTTGTTACTAATATTAAAGAAACCATTGGTATTTTGCCGGTAAAATCTCCATTTATAAAAAATACAACCAATGTAATTATGATTAGAATAATAAGAGGTAAAAACCAAAAAGAAAGCCGTATGTTAAATAATTTTTGTGTTGAGAAAAGTTTTTTATACATAAATATGGAAAGCATACTCATAATAATTTCAAAGTAAATCAATACTTTAACCATTTCCGAATTCTCATAATTATAGCCAAAAATATAATGCATTGTTGACATAGCTAATGCCATAATTAACGTAATAATCAATACAAAAACTAAAGCTTTCTTTCTTTTATTTTTCATCTTATTCCACTCTCTCGTTAGTGTAATTTTAAAAACTCAACCTATTTTTTTATCAAGCTAAACCATTTCCAATAAGTTCCCATTCTCCATATATATTCCAATGGGCCATATTTAAAGTATTTCAGCCAAATACTTGTGAATAACAATTGTAAAATATAGATTGCAATACAGATCCATAAAGTATCCATATAATCTACTTGATCACTATCCACACATAATATAACCAGCCAAATTAATAAAGTTTGTCCTACATAATTTGTAAGCGCCATTCTTCCATATAATCGTAATGGGCTTAAGATTTTAGCAAAGCTTCGTACTTTTATAATTAATAATAATAGAGAGACATAAAATAACGCTATAAATGGACTAGTAACAACGATTAATTGATCATACAAATCTTTATTTTGAATATATTTATTAATCAATTCATTGTTCGAACTATCTTCTAAAAATTTATATGTAGGAAATACATATGACTTATTTAGCAAAATCCAACTTAATGCAGACATCACACCTGAAGCACTTACTATTACAATTAACACTTTAGTCTTAATATTCTCAAAAATATTAAATTGACCAGCTGCCAGTCCTAATATGAAATATGGTATCGGTAATATTGTTTTACTACCTATATATAAACAAATAGCCAATAATATTAAGCCAATGGCTAAATTGATAGACCTTTTAAAATAAAAACAAGGCAATAAGATCAAGCCAATGATTGAATATAATAGTAACGCTTCTCCTGGTTGAAGCATTTGATGCAATATACCGAAACACGCTAAGATTACTAACCTTCTTATAAATACGATATTACTATTTAATTGTTTTGCTTTAGCATTGCGAATAAATATATAAAATCCGACTCCAAATAAAAATGTAAATATTGTAAAAAATTTACTTTCAACAAAAAAATCAATGAACTTTAAATAACTAGCCTG
This window harbors:
- a CDS encoding CHAP domain-containing protein, with protein sequence MNTLEGKGWDYDDEYGWQCFDLVNEQWDYLYGHGLEGDYAKEIPTKNNFEGEATVYKNYEGFQAQAGDIVVFNDEFGSGAGHTAIVTEGNYNGASDKFESLDQNWDGGGAEKTEVAHRVVHDYETEMWFIRPHYVQ
- a CDS encoding DNA topology modulation protein translates to MEKIMVIGSSGSGKSTLSRQLGHTLNIPVFHLDVLFWKPNWVMTSSEEQKEIQKTLLQKKKWIIDGSYTGILDERLNAADSVILLDLPRKICFYRVFKRLFKNIGKTRIDMGKDCKERINLTFLKYIWNFPKHRKPYLLQKIKANKNDKKVFVLTNIKEIEQFRMNVEKNDF
- a CDS encoding CPBP family intramembrane glutamic endopeptidase, which encodes MKNKRKKALVFVLIITLIMALAMSTMHYIFGYNYENSEMVKVLIYFEIIMSMLSIFMYKKLFSTQKLFNIRLSFWFLPLIILIIITLVVFFINGDFTGKIPMVSLILVTTLLVGVSEEVVFRGIVLETFLQKGGIVTAILVSAILFSLFHAVNIFGGSSIGEVINQMIGVFLGGIVYACLSINLKSFIPLIIYHCLWDFLILSNEIVSANIEVFIFIIGTLEFIILIPIFIYTVIKFNKGA
- a CDS encoding DUF418 domain-containing protein yields the protein MNESVKYNRISELDYMRGFALLGIILTNIISIFVLPAPSNYDQASYLKFIDFFVESKFFTIFTFLFGVGFYIFIRNAKAKQLNSNIVFIRRLVILACFGILHQMLQPGEALLLYSIIGLILLPCFYFKRSINLAIGLILLAICLYIGSKTILPIPYFILGLAAGQFNIFENIKTKVLIVIVSASGVMSALSWILLNKSYVFPTYKFLEDSSNNELINKYIQNKDLYDQLIVVTSPFIALFYVSLLLLIIKVRSFAKILSPLRLYGRMALTNYVGQTLLIWLVILCVDSDQVDYMDTLWICIAIYILQLLFTSIWLKYFKYGPLEYIWRMGTYWKWFSLIKK